The sequence below is a genomic window from Methanobrevibacter sp..
AAATTTCCACCAGCAAATCCTTTCATTACAGTAATTGCAGTTCCATTATTCTCACATAATTCATATAATTCTGCTCTTTGAGGATTCAAAGAAGACAATTCCTCATCATCAAAAGCATCTTCAGCACGATAATCCATAATGTCACCCATTGCACCGAACATGTCGAATGCAGGATTCATTGAAAACATCAGCAATTCAATTTCAGGATTTTCAGCCGCCAGAATCCCAATATCAGGATTATGAGTACTCAATCCAATGTGTTCAATTGTTCCTTCCTCTTTTAGTTTACGAACATATTCAATAAATGGACCATTCATGATTTCATTATAATCATCAAGCTGATCAACATAATGAATCATTCCAAAATCAAGTGTATCCATCTGAAACCTTTCCATTAAATCTTCAAAGGCGGGAATTACCTTATCCATTTCACGGGTTCTTACATATTGATTATTTTGCCAGGTTGCACCTATATGACCCTGAATTACCCAATTTTCACGATTAGGTTTAATAGCCCTACCTAAATGAGAACGTACATCAGGTTCGCTCATCCAGCAGTCAACAAAATTAATACCATTTTCTTCACAGGCACTGATTAAAACTTCAGTATCTTCATATGGTCGCTCGACTAAAAATTCAGCTCCAAAAGCTATTTCAGACACTTCGATACCTGTGTTTCCTAATTTTCTATACTTCATTAAATTTCCCTCATAAAATATTATAAATTCATAACATTACTGTAAACCATTATTAAATATAATCAGATATTAAAAAATCAATTATATTCCTATGTTTTAACCCATTTGTTGAAAAATCAAGTGTATCCATGCTCAATACATATTTATCAAAGTTATCATTAATTTTCAAAAGTCCTGAAAATTCCCTTTCGATAGTTTCATCCCCAGATAATTTATATGTTACTTGAACATAGATTTT
It includes:
- a CDS encoding aldo/keto reductase gives rise to the protein MKYRKLGNTGIEVSEIAFGAEFLVERPYEDTEVLISACEENGINFVDCWMSEPDVRSHLGRAIKPNRENWVIQGHIGATWQNNQYVRTREMDKVIPAFEDLMERFQMDTLDFGMIHYVDQLDDYNEIMNGPFIEYVRKLKEEGTIEHIGLSTHNPDIGILAAENPEIELLMFSMNPAFDMFGAMGDIMDYRAEDAFDDEELSSLNPQRAELYELCENNGTAITVMKGFAGGNLLSSETSPFGVALTPVQCINYALEQKGVSSIFVGVKTVDELMESLKYCKATDAEKDYAEVLRNAPQHSFRGQCTYCGHCAPCTSEIDIASVIKFFDLAKNHDKVPDSIKEHYNNLKYNATDCIACGDCEERCPFKVPIVDVMLDAQDLFNL